The genomic DNA ACTCGTGCCGCTTGCGGACCTCGAACGCGATGCGGCGCGGGCGGTCGCGGTCCAGCACCAGCACCCCGTCCCGCAGCACGCGATGGACGAGCTCCACGTCGGCATCGTCGATGACGACGAGATCGACCTCCCGGCCGACCGCGCGCTCTAGGTAGAGCGCGAGCTCGGTCGGGAGATCCTCGAGGGTCCCGGACGCGGGCTTACCGCGCAGCACGGCGATGTCCACGTCGCTGTCCGGTCGCGCGCTCCCCCGCGCCACGCTCCCGAAGACCCAGGCCGCGACCACGTCGCCCCGCTCCGCGACGGCTCTCCGGACGGCGTCGATCGAAGGGTTCATCGGGACAACCATACCACGTGGAACCCAGGCGGAGCCTAAGGAGACCATCGCGCGGAAACTGGGCAATACGTGTCCGGGTGCGCCGACACACGGGTGGTGACCAACGCCAACGACGCCGCCATCACGATCGCGTGTGCCTGAGAGAGGACCAGCGAGTCGATGGTCAGAGCCAAGCCATGGGCGCGGGTGGAAACCGAACTCGACGGTGCTGCCTTCGCGTTCCCCGTTCCTGGGCGGTTGGTGCTGCTCGGCTCGGACCCAGCGGCGGTCGACTTCTACGACGCGCTCGGAGCCCTGCCCTGCGCGCCAGCGGCCTGGAAGGCGCCACCGGGAATGGTGGCGAGGGTGATCCCCGCCACGGTTTGTGCCACGATGTCCACCGTGGCTGCCGCGCTCCGAGACTGACACCATGCCGAAGCTGACCCGCGAAGAAGCAGAAAATGCCTTTCTCCAGACGTTCGAGCGGGCCGCGCCGCATGATCACGGTGGCGTGCTCGTGGGTGGCGTGCCGGTGGCGTCGAAGATCGAGCCGCCCAGCACGCTGGCCGAAGGCGGCCAAGCTCGAGCGCACGGCACCGGCAAGACTCGCTGACGGACGACCAGCGCTGCTGGCGCGGATTCCGGGCTTGCTCACCTAGCCGGGAGGGGGCGACCATCGGCTCGTGCAGCTCGGAAGCGCCCGTGTGAGTCGTCGTCGGCCAAGATGGCCGTCCCCCGACGCGCGTCGCTGGGTCGGCTCGGGCATGCTCATCGCCACCATGATGCTCGCCGCGTCCTGCGACCGCGCCATCGACGAGGCCACGCTCACCCGCGAGACCGAAGAAGCCCAGCAGGCCGAAGCCGCCGCACGGGAGCGCTTCGGGACCGGCGACGAGCGCACCGCGTGGACGCTCACGGTCACCGGGCGCGTCCCCTCCACCACGGTGCTCCCCTTCCGCGAGGTGGAGCGGCTCGCCACCACGGAGTACCTCGCGAAGCCCACCAACGAAGACGCGGACCCGCCGCCGGCGCGCTTCCGTGGGGCCCGGCTGGTGGAGCTGATGGCACGGGCGGAGGCGCCGGCGGATGCCGCGGAGGTCACGCTGGTGGCGAACGATGGCTTCCGAGCCACGTTCGCGGCGCCGGACGTGCGCACCTACCCGGTGATGCTCTCCATCCTGTGGGACGGCGTGCCCATCACGCGCAGTCGCGGCGGGCCGCTGCTCTCCACGGTGCCGAACTTCACCGAGCCGGCGATCGAGGAGCGGTACAACTACTCGTGGTGGGTGTTCTACGTGACGCACCTGGTGGTGGACACCGCCGAGGTCGCGCTGCGCATCGGGGACTGCACGCTCGGTCGGACGCAGCTGGCCGCGCTGCCCCCAGCCGAGGTCACGGTGCGCCACGGCTTCCGCGTGGGCTGGCCCAGCGGGGAGCTGCGCATCGCTGGCGTGCGCGTGCGGGACGCGCTGGCCGCGTGCGAGGCGGCCGTCGGCCCAGGCGACCGCGTGCGCGTGCGCGTGATGGCGCCGGTGCCGGACGGGGACGGTCACGCCGTGCGGCTCGACGCCCGGTCCATCGCGGACACCGACGTGCTGCTCGGGCTGCGCTTCGGAGCCGACGACCAGCCCATCCCGGCGCGGCTCGGTGGCCCGGTGGTGCTGGTCTTCCCGCCCGGCGTGAGCGGGCCGAGCCAGAGCGAGTGGCCCACGTTCGTGCGTGGCCTCGACGTGGAACGCGGGAGCGCACCATGAGACACGAGACCCGGCCGTTCCGCTCCATCGCCGCGCGTCTCTCGCTCACCACCACGGCGCTCGTGGCGAGCGTGCTCGTGGCGGTGGTGGCCGTGTGGACCACCAGCCAGCAGCGGGCCATCCGCGACGCCACGCAGCACGAGGCCAGCTCCATCGCCACCAGCCTCGCGGCGGCGTGGGCCAACGAGCTCATCGACGAGAACTGGAGCCAGATCCGCACCATGCTCAGCGTGGTCATCGAGCAGAGCCCGGACATCGTCTATGTGTTCGTGACCGACCGGCGGCAGCACGACCGGGTCATCGCGGCCGTGCCCGACGACCAGATCGACCGCTTCGTGCCCGACCTGGTCCCGCTCCGTACCACCGAGGCTGCGAACGCCGACACCCAAGACGCGCGCGAGCTCGAGACGCACCTGCTGCGCGACGTGACGTTCGAAGGGGAGCCGCGCGCGCGCCGGGGCGACCGCATCGTGGAGGTGGCGGCCGACATCCGCGCCTTCGAGGGGACCGAGAGCTTCGGGGTGCTGCGCGTGGGCATCTCCACCGCGCGCATCGAGCGCGTGCTGGCCGACACCGCGAAAGACGTGGTGCTCATCGCCGCGGGCTTCCTGGTGCTGGGGCTGCTCGGGTCGCTCTTCGTGGCCCAGCGCATCGCGAGCCCGGTCCGCTCGCTCGAGCGCAGCGCCGCGCGCATGGCCGAGGGAGACCTCGCCCATCGCGCGAACGTCCAGCGCACCGACGAGATCGGGGCGCTCGCGGCCACGTTCAACGACATGGCTGGCACGCTCGAGGCCAGCTTCGGGCGGCTGGAGGCCACCGTCACCTCGTTCGAGCGCTTCGTGCCGCGCAAGTTCCTGGGCGTGGTGGCGCCCGACGGCATCGAGAAGATCCGCGTGGGCGAGCGGGCCACGCGCACCATCACCATCCTGTTCAGCGACATCCGCGGCTACACCTCGCTCTCCGAGGCCATGAGCGCGGAGCAGATGTTCGAGCTGCTCAACGACTACCTCGCGCGCATGGGCAACGAGATCGACCCGCGCGGCGGCTTCATCGACAAGTACATCGGCGACGCGATCATGGCGCTCTTCGACGAGGAGCACACGGACGAGGCGCTGCTCGCCTGCCTCGCCATGCGCCGCTCGCTGGCCGAGTGGAACGTGGAGCGCAAGGCGCGTGGTGAGCCGCCCATCGACACCGGCATCGGCCTGCACCGCGGCGAGGTGATCATGGGCACCGTGGGCTACCGCAGCCGCATCGACTCCACGGTCATCGGCGACGCGGTGAACCTGGCCTCGCGCATCGAGGGCATGACCAAGAATTACGGCTGCGCCATCCTCGTGACCGACGAGGTGAAGGACGCGCTCCTGCACCCGGAGCGCTTCAAGATCACGCTGGTGGACGCAGCGGTGAAGGTGAAGGGCAAGGACATCGCCGTGGCGCTCTACTCGGTGGAGGAGCCCGCGAACGTGCCGAGGCCGGAGCTCGGCTGAGTCGCCGCTCGTGACGGTTGGCAAGGAGGGCAGTCGGTCCCTACACTCGAAGGATGCAGCCCATGCTGATCCACGTTCCGACGCTCGCTGAAGAGGTGGCGCCGTATCGGGCGCTCTCCGACGTGCAGCGCGCGGCAATGCTGAGAGCGGTGTGTCGAGCGGGGGCGCGAATGGCGCTGGCTCGTCCTGATGCGGCCGCCGTCCTCGCCTATCGTGACCCCGTGTCGCCCGAGACGGAGGCCGCGCTGGCTCGGCTCATCCGCGAGTTCCGGCGCTCATGAGCATGCCGGTCGCCCCGGTCGACCCACTCGATGCGGCGTTGCACCTCGGCGATCACATGAGTGCCGCGGGTGTCTCGTATGCCATCGGTGGCGCGCTGGCGTACGGTTGGTGGGCGGTCCCCCGCGCGACGATGGATGTCGACATCAACCTGTTCGTCGAAGACCAGCTGCTCGACGCAGCGCTCGACGCACTCTCGGCGGCGGGAGTCGAGTTCGTGCGCCCCGCAGCTCGCGCAGAGCACGAAGCACGCGGCATGTTCACCGCCATGCTCGGGCCGTTCCGAATCGATGTGTTTACGCCGAGCATTCCGTTCTCGATGGAGGCCGCACGCACCAAGGTCCTCATCCACATCGAGGGTCGCCCACTGTGGGTGCTCTCGGCCGAGGCCATCTGCGTGTTCAAGATGCTGTTCTTTCGCCCCAAGGACCTGGCCGACCTCGAGCGTTTGGTCTCGCTTCGCGCGGACCTCGACGGCGCCTATGTTCGGAAGTGGCTGGTGGACATGATGGGTGAGGACGACGTGCGCGTGCAGCGCTGGGACGAAGTCCTCGGCAGCTGAGCGTCGCGCCGCTCAGTCCGTGGCCTTGGCCCGCAGCGCCCCGGCCTTGTCGCGCAGCCCGGCGTTCGCGAACAGCCGCGCGGCCAACGTCCACGCGCGCCTGGCCCTCTCCAAGTCGCCGGCCTGCTGCGACAAGTCGCCGGCCAGCTCCACCGCCTCGATCACCGCGCGGTCCAGCACGGCCTCGTCGTTCACCCGTGCGCTCAATCGGCCCTCGTGCTCCGCCCAGCTGGCGCGGTCTTTGGCCACCACGGCGCACGGCAGACTCAAGGCGTGCAGCGCGGCCAGCGCGCCCACCTGGCCGAGCACGTCGGCCATGCGCCACGCCACCTCGAGCTCGCGCAGGGCTTCGTCGTAGCGGGCCTCGCGGATGAGCACCAGGCACAAGCCGCCCACGATGGTGGCCTCCAGCTGGGCTGCGCCCTGGCTCTGGCTGATGCCCAGGGCGCGGCGGTAGTGGGCCTCGGCCTCGGCCAAGTGCCCGGCACGGCGGTGCAGGTCGGCCAGGTTGTTGAGGGTGGAGGCCACGCCAAAGAGGTCGCCCACGCGCTCGAAGAGGGCCAGCGCTTCTTCCAGGTGGCCGGCGCTGGCGGTGGGGTCGTGGGGCGACGAGAAGCCCAGGCCCGCCAAGCTCGCCGCGGCCCCGTGCATGTCGTCATATGCGCGGCAGGTCTCGAGCGCGGTGAGGTATGCCCCGAAGGCCAGCGGGTGGTCTCCCCGCAGGGTGGCCGAGAAGCCGAGGCCCCGCATGGCGCGCGCGGACTCCACGCGGCGGCCCAGGAGGTCGAAGTCCTGCGCCGACTCGAAGAGCAGCGGCTCGGCGGCGTCCAGCTTGCCCAGGTGCACGTCCAGGTAGCCGCGCAGGTAGCGCGCGTGCGCCAGCTGGAAGGGCTGGTTGGCGAGCACGGCCAGGTCCAGCGCTTCGTCCGCCAGGCGTGACGCGCGGGTGAGGGCGCCCTGCTTCCACGCAGCCTCGGTGCGCATGAGCAGGTTGTCCACCCACTCCACGTGCTGAGGGTCGGCCTCGATGTCGATCAGCGTGCGCGAGTGCAGGTCCAGCAGCTGGAGCGAGCGCTCGATCTCACCGCGCTTGCGGCGCACGTCGGCGGCGATGCGCAGCGGGGCCACGGCCTCGCGCAAGCGGTTGGCCGCGCGCAGGTGCATGGCCAGGCGCTCGGCCACGTCCACCTCGCCGTCGGTGAGCTTGGGGCGCAGCACGTCGGCCACCGCGCCGTGCAGGTGCGGCCGCACGTCACGCTCGCGCGCGCTGCGCTCCAAGGCCTCGCGCAACATGCCGTGCACGAAGCACACCTTGCTCATGGTGTGGTCGAGCGGGTCCTCCAGCTCCATGAGCTGCGCGCGCAGCATCTCGCTCAGGAAGTCCTTGGGCACGGCCAGGCGCAGCACCAGGCACGCGCTGCGCCACTCGTCCACGGGCACTACGCGCCCGAAGGTGGCGGCCAACTCGAGCGCCACGCGGCCGTCCTCGATGCCCTCCACGGCGCGCGCCACGCGCTGCGTCCACACGCTGAAGAGGTCGTCGGGCAAGTCGGCGCTGGCCCCCTCGCGCAGGGCGAAGCCGCGCTTGCTCAGCTCCAGCACGCCGCGCTGCACCCAGTCGCCGATCAGCTGCGTGGCAAACAGCGGGTTGCCGGCCGTGCGCCGCGCGATGCTGGCCGCCAGCTCGCTCTCGAAGCGCAGCAGACTGGCCACCAGCGTGAGGTGCTCGGGTGGGTCCAGCGGGCCCACGCGGATCACGGTGACGTCGGAGCGTGCCTCCATGAGCTCCAGCTGCGCGCGCTCGGCCGGCCGCTCGGCGATGGCCTCTTCCTGCACGGTGAGCACGAACAGCAGCGGCAGCGGAGTGGCCGCGTAGTCCAGCACGTACTCCACGAAGTAGAGCGTGAGCGCGTCCCACTGCACGTCGTCGAACGCCACGATCAGCGGCCGCTCCGCGCTGGCTCGCTGCAGCAGCCGCGACAGCAGCGCGAAGCGCGCGGAGGGCTGCACCACGCGCACGGCGTCGGTCTCGTCCGCGCTGCTGGCGGGCGTGGCCAGCGCGGCCAGGCCCTCCCACTCGCGCTCGTCGTCCACGCCCTCGGCGCGAAGCAAACGGCGCACGCGCGCCAGCGTCATCTTGCGGTCGAGCCCGCGTGTGTTGAGGCGCTGCTCGGCCAGGCGCAGGAGCGCGTCACCGGCTTCGCTGTCGGGCTCGTGCTTGGCGCGCAGCACCTCGGCGCTGCCCACCTCGTGCGCGCGCTCGCACACCCACGTGGCCAGGCGCGTCTTGCCGAAGCCGCTGGGCCCCTCCAGCACCAGCACGTGCGGGCGCGCCTCGTGGCGCACGCGCCGCAGCGCATCCCACATCTGATCGCGCGCCACCTGGCGGCCCACCAGCGGCACCTCGCGCACACCGAACAGCCCGAGGCCTGCTCCCAGCAGCGTGTCCGGAAGCGGCTCCTGCGCGGTCATCCAGCGCTCGGGAGTGGGTGGCGCCTCACTCGGCTCCCACAGGCTCTCGTCCGGCTCGAAGGGGATGATGTCGGTGATGACGGTGGGCTGCGAGCGCGCCGACGTGTTCGAGACCTCCTGCAGCTGCGTGGAGAGCGACACACGCTGGCTGTCGGGGGGTGGCACGCGCGGAGGACGCTCGCTGACGGTGCCGTCGTTCGTGATTTCGATGGGCGCCGAGGGCTTCGACTCGGCCTCGCCCATGACGGTCATGGTCTGCGTGGCCACGACCTCGCCGGTTTCCCAGGGCGACGGGCCGGGCTCGTCGCTGGGCCGCGGCGGAAGGTCGCTTGCGGGCAACCCGGCCACCAGCTTGTCCAGCGCGTACAGCGCGTCGGCAGCGCAGCGATAGCGAGCCATCGGGTTCTTCGCCAGCAGCCGGCGCACCCAGTCTTCGTAGCCATCCGGCACCAGGAAACGGGGCACCAGCGGGAGCGGGATGGAATGCAGGTGCGCCTGCGCGTGCTCGGCCTCCGTGCGCGCATCGAACGGACGGCGCCCCGCGGCCAGCTGATACGCCAGGCAGCCCAGCGCATAGAGGTCGGTCCACGGACCGAAGTCGCGCATGGCCCCGCGGAACTGCTCGGGCGCCATGTAGGCCGGCGTGCCTGCGGCGCGCGTGCGGCCACCCGCGTCGTCCTGCGTGATGACGTGCGCCAGGCCGAAGTCGGTGAGCTTCAGGTCCGGCGGGTAGTTGGGCGCGCGCCGCACCCACAGCACGTTCGCGGGCTTCAAGTCGCGGTGCACGATGCCGCGCGCGTGGGCGTGGGCCAGCGCCGTGAGCAGGCGCGCCAGCACGGCATAGGTGGCGTCCCAGGTGACGGCCGGGTAGGCCGACGCCAGCGTGCCCTCGGCCAGCTCCATGACCAGGAAGGGGCTGCCCGCCACCAGGCGCCCGCGCGCTTCGTAAGCCGCAGCGGGTGTGATGACGCCGTGGTCCAGCACCGACACGATGGCGTCGTGATTCAGCCGGGCGACGGCGCGCACCTCACGGCGGAAGGTGGCCAGCGAGCGAGGCTCGCGCGCGCGCTCGAGCGACAACACCTTCACCGCGACGGGCTGGCCACGCTGCAGGTGCACCCCGCGCCAGACGGCACCCATTCCGCCCTGACCGATTTGGTCTTGGAGATAGAACGCTCCCAGGCGGACGGGATGCCCCATGGGCCGACGGTATCACGGGCGGGGGGCCGCGTGGCGCGCTTCGATGGCCTGCACCTCGGCGTCGATCAGGCGCTGCAGCATGCGTGGGAACGGCCACATGAAGAGGTACGCCGGGCCCGTGAACTGCAGCAGGATGTACGCGTGCAGCGTAGGGTCGGCCGCCGCGCGTGGGCCGTACACGTCGGCGTAGGCGCGCAGCGTCTCTTGGTAGGCCCGCCACTCGATCCACGCCCGCCCCATGGCCATGCCCACGGGCAGCACCGGAAGGCCGTAGATCAGCGTCATGCCCAGCACGCCGTAGCGCCGGAACTGGCGCAGGTGCACCGCCTCGTGCCGCAGCGTGATGTAGCGCGACTCGTCGCTGCGCGTGTCCCATGACGTGGGCAGGTAGATGGTGCGGCCCAGCACGGTGGTGTAGGTGCTCACGTAGGCCGACTGGCCGCCCAGCGTGAGCCCGCGCAGCAGCTTGTCGATGCGCTGCGACCACGGGTGGTCTTGCTTCTTCACGATGCGCAGGCCCGGGAACTCCGCGCGAAGCTCTTCGAGATACGCGTCGGTGCGCGGCGAGGCGGTGCAGGCCGACGGCGGCCGCGAGCTCACGGCGTGCTTGCCCCGGCCGGTGCTGCGGGCTTTGGCTTCTGCGCGGCGGGCTTGCTGGTGGCCCCAGGCTTCTGCGAGGCGCCGTTGTTGTCGAGCTCCACCACCAGCGCGAACAGCATGGCGATGGGCGGCGCGAAGAGCAGCGGCAGGCTGGTCCAGGCGGTGTCTTCTGGCGCGCCGAAGACGCTGAACGAGACCTGCGCCGGGATGAAGCGCACGGCGGCCCAGTAGAGCGCGGCGCTCACCGCCAGGCCGAACACGCCCTTGAGCAGGCTCTCGAGCCAGGCCTCGTGCAGCCACGGCGGCCGGCCCGCGACGATGCCCGCGGTGGCACCCGTGCCCATGGCGATGGGATCCCCGAGCAGGTCGCGCGCCACACGCCAGCCCAGCCCGAAGTGGAAGAAGCACGCGACCAGGATGCCGAGCGCGAGGCCCTTGAGCAGGCCGAACAGGATGCGTTTCTGCACGCGTCGAGGGTAGCAGCCCCGGGGGCCCATGGGCAGCCCAGTGCTACTCGGGCCGAATGCGCGGCCGGCCCGCGTCGCGCTGGACCTCGGCGGGGTAGGGGCAGTGCCGGCAGCCGCTCCCGCAGCAACGCTCGCGCGCGGCCAGCGCGGCCGCGGTCATCACGAAGAGGCCCGAGCTGGGGTCCAGGTAGCCTTGCTGGCCCCGCGCCTCGGCTTCGTCATGCGCGCGCTGCGCTGCCGCCGGGATGGGCGGATCGTGAGCAGCCCGCACGCTAGCCGCGGCCCGTGCGGTAGCGGTCGGTCCAGCGTGGCAGCGCCGGCGCGCGGCTGGTGAAGGGACCCAGGTCCGTGGAGCTCAGCGTGTGGATGAACAGCAGGCGCTGCCCACGGCGCTCGCCCTCGGCGTGCCGCAGCATCTGTGCGAAGGCCTTGGCGGTGTACGTGGGGTCCAGCTCGATGTCCTCCGAGAGGGCCAGCTCGCTCGCGCGCGTGGCGGCGTCATCGGGCTGACCGTAGCCCGCGCCGCGGCTCTCGTCGGTGATGGTCACCAAGCGCTTGGCGGCCTCGGCCACGCGCGGGAAGCGCGGGTCGCGCGCGTGCAGGTCGTGCACCACGCGCTCGATCAGGCCGTCCACCATGGCGCGCGGAGCTACCAGGCGGGGCGTGACTCGCGCGGCGATGATGGGCACGCGCAGGCCCCCTGCGGCCAGCCCCACCGCGAACCCCACGGCGGTGCCGCCGCTGCCGAGCGCCATGTAGATGGCCTGCGGCTCGGGCGTCTGTCCGGCGTCGATCTGGGCGACCAGCTCGAGGCCCGCGTCCACGTAGCCGAGCGCCCCCAGTGGGGAAGTGCCGCCATGCGGGATGAGGTAGGGCCGCCGGCGCGAGAGCCGCAGGCGCGCCATGACGCGCAGCAGCTCTGCGGGCGCGAGCGCCGAGTGCCGCACGGGGTGGTGGGTGGCCCCGGCGCCGAGGCCCGCCAGCAGGTTGCGCTCCACGTGCGAGGTGAAGGGCTGCGGGACCAGCACGCCGTGCACCGCGAAGCCGTGCCGCGCGCCGTGAATGGAGGTGGCTAGCACGTGGTGCGAGCCGAACGCTCCCACCGTGAGCAGCGTGTCGGCACCCTGGGCCGTGGCCTCGCCGATCAAGTAGGCTAGCTTGCGCGCCTTGTTGCCGCCGTAGTGCTGCGCTGAGCGGTCATCGCGCTTGATGAACAGCTCGGTGCTGGTCATGCGGCTGAGACGCGGGAGCGCGGTGACCGGGGTGGGCAGCGGGCCCAGCAGGTCGGCCCGCACCAGTGTGTCGAGTCCGGGGAAGCGTTGTGCGAGCGTGTGGGTCATGAGGCGGGCGTCTTGGGCGGCTTCTCCTGAGGCTTGTCAGGCTTCTCGCCCTTGTCCAGCTTCGGGTGCTTGGTGGTCGCTGGGCTCGCCCCGGCGCCCTCCTCACCCACCGTGGTTTCGCGCGGCCGCGCGGCCTTGGCCTCTAGCGTCGCCAAGTGCGCCTCCGCGCGCTCCAGCAGCTGCCCCTGGAAGGCCGACGCGAAGCTGGCCGAGAGCAGCCTGCCGCGTACCTGCCAGAGCTCCGGGTCCACGGGGTCGCGCAGCACCTGTGGCTCGCACTGTGGCGTGGTCCACGGAGACGCCAGCACGGCGTCGCGCAGCGCGCGGCGGATGTCGGCCGCGTTGCCCTTGCTGCCGAGCCGCAGCACCACCTCCTGCACGGTGTCGCCCTCTTCGTCGCTCACGATGGGGATCTGCATGAGCATGCGGTTTGGCACGGCCACGCGGTGCCCCTTGCTGTCGCGCAGCCAGCTGGAGCGCAGGCCGATGCGCTCCACGGCGCCGGAGAACTCGTCGGAGCGGATCCACATGCCGCGCCGGATACGCCGCTCGAACACGATCACGATGCCGGCGATCAGGTCGGGCATGACGTCGCGCATGGACCAGCCCAGCGCGGCGCCGCTGGCCATGAGGATGAAGTAGACCACCCAGCGGACGTTCGCGGGGACCACCTGGATGACGAGCGCCAGCGCGATGAGCAGCGCCAGCAGGCGCGCCGCGACCTGCACGAAGGACAGCAGCGTGGGCAGCCAGCCGTCCCGCAACAGCCGTGCGCGCAGTCGCTCGATGACGCCTGAAATCAGGGCCATGAGCGCGAGCAGCGCGAGCAGGCCGAGCGGGCCAATGCCTCCCGTGGGAATGCCGGGGATGATCTCGCGCAGGCCCTCCCACGGGTCGCCCACCTCGGTGGGTGGCACGAAGGGCATGGGCACCTGCACGAAGGTGGTGGTGGGCGCGGGTGGCGGTACGGGTGCGACGACCGGTAGGACACCGGCGTCAGCGGGCACACCGGCGTCGACCACCAGGGCAGCGGGTGCAGCGACGCTGGCGTCCGGCGGGCCGGCGTCCGGCAGCGCTTCGCTGGGCACACCGGCGTCCATGGCCTCGCTGGCTGCCGACGGGGCCGCGAGCGGCGTGGGGGCCGCGCTGGGATCGGTGGTGTCGGTGTGGGGTGGGTCCTCGGCGGCCTCGCGGTCCGCGTCCGCTTCGACTCCGACGGGGGGCTCGCTCGGCTCGCTGTCGCGGCCTTCCGGAGCGCCCGCTTCTCGGGCTGTCGCGTCGGCTTCGCTGACGGAGCCCTCGTCCTGCACAGGCACCCCCGCGTCGCGGGCTGCGGCGCGTCGTCGCCATGCGGGGCGCGCCGGTGCGTCGGCGGCGTCCGCCTCGGTGTTCCGCGCGGGCGCAACCCCTTCGGGCGGCGGGGTCTGTGCCGACAGCGGCGTGACCATGCCGAGCACCGTGAGCAGCGCGATGCAGCGGCCCACGAGGAGCACTCGGCAAGGGGTGAGCGAGGCGCGCACGGTCATCGCACCCAGCCCTTCTCGATGAGCACACGCGCCAGCGCGCCGCGCAGGTGCACCTCCACGCGGTAGACCTGACCGTCCATCTCTTCGAGGAGGCCCAAGTGCGCCAGCCGCGCCAGCTCGGCATGCGCCGTGCCTTGGTCGATGCGGAACAGGTGCGCCTGCACGCGCGGGTGCATCCAGCCCTGGCGCATGATCTGGTAGAGCGTGATCAGCACCTCGTCCGGAAGCCGCGAGAGCGCCGCATAGGGCGAGGGCGGCACGCGACCCACGCGCACCAGCTCGTCGTTCTGCACGCCACGGATGGACGCCAGCCAGAGCCGCAGCGCGTCGCGCACCAGACCACCGCTGGCCGCGTGCAGCTCCTGGAAGTAGTGGTCCATGGGCCCACGCAGGCGGCTGGCCGAGCGCGCCAACCAAGCCTCGAAGCGCGAGTCCCCGTCCACGCTCTCGAACGCGGTGCCGAGCCCGCTGTGGCTGGCGCGGTCCATCACGGCCCCGCGCAGCGCCTCCGCCGAGAGCGGCTCGAGCCGGATGCGGTCGGGGAAGGCGTCGGCCAGAGGCGCCACGCTACTGGCGTAGCGGAAGAACACTTCGTCGGCGTGCAGCAGCCAGGCGTGTCGGCCGCCGTCGGCGATCACGATGTCCGCAAAGCGGCGCAGCGCCTCGAAGCCGCCCGGCTCCATGCTCAGCAGCCAGTGGACACCATCCACCACCACCAGCTGGCCCTCGGAGCCACCGCGCACCACCTCGTCGAAGACGTTCGCGTCGCTGGGCGCGGTGAGCGTCACACGCCTCACGTGCTTGAATCGCCCGGTGCGCACGATGGCGTTCGACACGGCGGCCTTGCCCACGCCGTCGATGCCCACCAGCACCACGCTGCGCATGCGGCCCTTCACGCGACGCGCCAGGATCTCCTGCGCGTGGTGGATCTCGCGCTCGCGCCCGAGCAGCACGTCGCCGGCCTCCATGGTGTCCGCCGAGAAGAGCCGCTTGTAGATCACGGGCAGATCCGCGCGTGGAGCCGGGGCCGCAAAAGCCTTCGGGTCCATCGCGGGCGGCCGCACCACCCCCTTGACGCCCAGCGTGTCGCGCCAGCGCTCGTAGCGCTCTTCGCCGGCGATGAGCCGCAGCGAGCCCATCACCTGCCGGCGCAGGCGCGCCAGCGCTCCTGGCAGCTGCTCTGCCCG from Sandaracinaceae bacterium includes the following:
- a CDS encoding pyridoxal-phosphate dependent enzyme; translated protein: MTHTLAQRFPGLDTLVRADLLGPLPTPVTALPRLSRMTSTELFIKRDDRSAQHYGGNKARKLAYLIGEATAQGADTLLTVGAFGSHHVLATSIHGARHGFAVHGVLVPQPFTSHVERNLLAGLGAGATHHPVRHSALAPAELLRVMARLRLSRRRPYLIPHGGTSPLGALGYVDAGLELVAQIDAGQTPEPQAIYMALGSGGTAVGFAVGLAAGGLRVPIIAARVTPRLVAPRAMVDGLIERVVHDLHARDPRFPRVAEAAKRLVTITDESRGAGYGQPDDAATRASELALSEDIELDPTYTAKAFAQMLRHAEGERRGQRLLFIHTLSSTDLGPFTSRAPALPRWTDRYRTGRG
- a CDS encoding protein kinase, with protein sequence MGHPVRLGAFYLQDQIGQGGMGAVWRGVHLQRGQPVAVKVLSLERAREPRSLATFRREVRAVARLNHDAIVSVLDHGVITPAAAYEARGRLVAGSPFLVMELAEGTLASAYPAVTWDATYAVLARLLTALAHAHARGIVHRDLKPANVLWVRRAPNYPPDLKLTDFGLAHVITQDDAGGRTRAAGTPAYMAPEQFRGAMRDFGPWTDLYALGCLAYQLAAGRRPFDARTEAEHAQAHLHSIPLPLVPRFLVPDGYEDWVRRLLAKNPMARYRCAADALYALDKLVAGLPASDLPPRPSDEPGPSPWETGEVVATQTMTVMGEAESKPSAPIEITNDGTVSERPPRVPPPDSQRVSLSTQLQEVSNTSARSQPTVITDIIPFEPDESLWEPSEAPPTPERWMTAQEPLPDTLLGAGLGLFGVREVPLVGRQVARDQMWDALRRVRHEARPHVLVLEGPSGFGKTRLATWVCERAHEVGSAEVLRAKHEPDSEAGDALLRLAEQRLNTRGLDRKMTLARVRRLLRAEGVDDEREWEGLAALATPASSADETDAVRVVQPSARFALLSRLLQRASAERPLIVAFDDVQWDALTLYFVEYVLDYAATPLPLLFVLTVQEEAIAERPAERAQLELMEARSDVTVIRVGPLDPPEHLTLVASLLRFESELAASIARRTAGNPLFATQLIGDWVQRGVLELSKRGFALREGASADLPDDLFSVWTQRVARAVEGIEDGRVALELAATFGRVVPVDEWRSACLVLRLAVPKDFLSEMLRAQLMELEDPLDHTMSKVCFVHGMLREALERSARERDVRPHLHGAVADVLRPKLTDGEVDVAERLAMHLRAANRLREAVAPLRIAADVRRKRGEIERSLQLLDLHSRTLIDIEADPQHVEWVDNLLMRTEAAWKQGALTRASRLADEALDLAVLANQPFQLAHARYLRGYLDVHLGKLDAAEPLLFESAQDFDLLGRRVESARAMRGLGFSATLRGDHPLAFGAYLTALETCRAYDDMHGAAASLAGLGFSSPHDPTASAGHLEEALALFERVGDLFGVASTLNNLADLHRRAGHLAEAEAHYRRALGISQSQGAAQLEATIVGGLCLVLIREARYDEALRELEVAWRMADVLGQVGALAALHALSLPCAVVAKDRASWAEHEGRLSARVNDEAVLDRAVIEAVELAGDLSQQAGDLERARRAWTLAARLFANAGLRDKAGALRAKATD
- a CDS encoding nucleotidyltransferase domain-containing protein, with the translated sequence MNPSIDAVRRAVAERGDVVAAWVFGSVARGSARPDSDVDIAVLRGKPASGTLEDLPTELALYLERAVGREVDLVVIDDADVELVHRVLRDGVLVLDRDRPRRIAFEVRKRHEYFDLVPRLASIREAALRRARRVAS
- a CDS encoding HAMP domain-containing protein; this translates as MRHETRPFRSIAARLSLTTTALVASVLVAVVAVWTTSQQRAIRDATQHEASSIATSLAAAWANELIDENWSQIRTMLSVVIEQSPDIVYVFVTDRRQHDRVIAAVPDDQIDRFVPDLVPLRTTEAANADTQDARELETHLLRDVTFEGEPRARRGDRIVEVAADIRAFEGTESFGVLRVGISTARIERVLADTAKDVVLIAAGFLVLGLLGSLFVAQRIASPVRSLERSAARMAEGDLAHRANVQRTDEIGALAATFNDMAGTLEASFGRLEATVTSFERFVPRKFLGVVAPDGIEKIRVGERATRTITILFSDIRGYTSLSEAMSAEQMFELLNDYLARMGNEIDPRGGFIDKYIGDAIMALFDEEHTDEALLACLAMRRSLAEWNVERKARGEPPIDTGIGLHRGEVIMGTVGYRSRIDSTVIGDAVNLASRIEGMTKNYGCAILVTDEVKDALLHPERFKITLVDAAVKVKGKDIAVALYSVEEPANVPRPELG